A window of the Cellvibrio sp. pealriver genome harbors these coding sequences:
- the ispH gene encoding 4-hydroxy-3-methylbut-2-enyl diphosphate reductase, whose protein sequence is MTQIKLANPRGFCAGVDRAIDIVNRALDVFGAPIYVRHEVVHNKFVVDSLRERGAIFVDEVEQVPDDVILIFSAHGVSQAVRQEAEARGLQVFDATCPLVTKVHIEVTRYSREGRECILIGHEGHPEVEGTMGQYNTSNGGAIYLVEDESDVDALIVNDPENIAYVTQTTLSMDDTAKVIEALRNKFPKIQGPRRDDICYATTNRQDAVRQLALECDLVLVVGSPNSSNSNRLRELAERCGTESYLIDGPEDINPEWIQNRTAIGITAGASAPEILVKQVIDKLKACGAQAPIEMDGTPENISFSLPKALRI, encoded by the coding sequence ATGACGCAAATAAAACTCGCTAATCCCCGTGGTTTTTGTGCTGGCGTTGATCGCGCGATTGATATTGTAAATCGCGCTCTGGATGTGTTCGGTGCCCCGATCTATGTACGCCACGAAGTTGTACACAATAAATTTGTGGTGGATTCTTTGCGCGAGCGCGGAGCCATTTTTGTCGATGAGGTCGAACAGGTTCCGGATGATGTTATTTTAATTTTCAGTGCGCACGGGGTATCACAAGCTGTGCGTCAGGAAGCAGAGGCGCGTGGTTTGCAAGTGTTTGATGCAACCTGTCCTCTAGTGACCAAAGTGCATATTGAAGTGACGCGTTACAGTCGCGAAGGGCGCGAATGTATTCTGATTGGTCACGAAGGGCATCCGGAAGTCGAAGGCACTATGGGGCAGTACAACACCAGTAATGGTGGCGCTATTTATTTGGTGGAAGATGAATCAGATGTTGATGCGCTGATTGTGAATGACCCGGAAAATATTGCCTATGTAACACAGACGACCTTATCCATGGATGATACTGCCAAAGTGATTGAGGCTCTGCGTAATAAATTTCCCAAAATTCAAGGGCCTCGTCGCGACGACATTTGTTACGCCACTACCAATCGCCAGGATGCAGTGCGCCAGCTCGCCTTAGAATGCGATCTTGTGTTAGTGGTGGGGTCCCCAAATTCATCCAATTCAAATCGTCTGCGCGAATTGGCAGAGCGTTGCGGTACGGAAAGTTATTTAATTGACGGACCGGAGGATATTAATCCTGAGTGGATACAAAATCGCACGGCGATTGGTATTACAGCGGGAGCATCAGCGCCGGAAATTTTAGTTAAACAAGTGATCGATAAATTAAAAGCCTGCGGTGCACAGGCTCCTATAGAAATGGATGGTACTCCGGAAAATATTAGTTTTTCCTTGCCTAAAGCGCTGCGGATTTAA
- the lspA gene encoding signal peptidase II translates to MVRVNPVTLLNETQWVLPLKIYQKAWFWYVVALVIVALDQASKHAIEAAFEYGETLVFTSFFNFTLAYNTGAAFSFLADAGGWQRWFFAVIALVASVLLSVWIARCVQQKPREAFALAFILGGAIGNLYDRIVLGHVVDFIVVHYQDNYWPAFNLADSAISLGAVVLIIDMLFSKENSKENSKNA, encoded by the coding sequence ATGGTGCGGGTGAATCCCGTCACTTTGCTTAATGAAACTCAGTGGGTATTGCCGTTGAAAATTTATCAGAAAGCCTGGTTTTGGTATGTCGTTGCGCTTGTGATTGTGGCTTTGGATCAAGCCAGCAAGCACGCAATTGAAGCCGCCTTTGAGTATGGCGAAACCTTGGTGTTTACGTCGTTTTTCAATTTTACCTTGGCCTATAACACCGGCGCGGCATTTAGTTTTCTTGCTGATGCCGGCGGTTGGCAGCGTTGGTTTTTTGCGGTGATTGCGTTAGTGGCTAGCGTGCTATTAAGTGTATGGATAGCGCGCTGTGTCCAACAAAAGCCACGTGAAGCTTTTGCTTTGGCGTTTATTTTAGGTGGCGCTATAGGCAATTTGTATGACCGGATTGTGCTGGGGCATGTGGTGGACTTTATTGTGGTGCATTACCAGGATAATTATTGGCCTGCATTCAATCTTGCTGATTCGGCGATCAGTTTAGGCGCTGTTGTATTGATTATCGATATGTTATTCAGTAAAGAAAATAGTAAAGAGAATTCAAAAAATGCGTGA
- a CDS encoding GspH/FimT family pseudopilin codes for MYSYRGFTLIELLVTLVVTAIVLGMAIPSFNSQMLNNRAVALGEDFASAINFARLEAVKRSKRVTLCASDDGASCSGNWVDGFIVVVDHATSDKESTPVLTDASHSESTVLKVWGKQDPRAEIKVTRGGSDVTFVRYTNIGTLARIDENPIIIESKFQDCTGDAAWEITIGLSGLVSLERKACPVT; via the coding sequence ATGTATTCATACAGAGGTTTTACGTTGATTGAGTTGTTGGTGACATTGGTTGTTACCGCAATTGTGTTGGGGATGGCGATTCCGAGCTTTAATTCGCAGATGCTGAATAATCGCGCAGTAGCACTCGGTGAAGATTTTGCATCAGCAATTAATTTTGCCCGTCTGGAAGCGGTCAAACGAAGCAAAAGAGTCACGCTGTGTGCAAGCGATGACGGCGCTTCGTGCAGCGGTAATTGGGTAGATGGTTTTATTGTGGTTGTAGATCACGCTACAAGTGATAAAGAGTCTACGCCCGTACTCACCGATGCCTCTCACAGTGAGAGTACAGTATTGAAGGTATGGGGAAAGCAGGATCCTCGTGCAGAGATAAAAGTAACCAGAGGTGGAAGCGATGTTACTTTTGTGCGCTACACCAATATAGGCACCTTGGCACGCATAGATGAAAACCCAATTATTATTGAATCGAAATTTCAGGATTGTACGGGCGATGCGGCCTGGGAAATTACCATAGGTTTATCGGGGTTGGTCAGTTTGGAGCGCAAGGCATGTCCGGTTACTTAA
- a CDS encoding YebG family protein — translation MAVVAVWLCDRDGSMFEDRKVAEEHDKYLELAANITQLIEDNIPGIDEQHSEAIGILLAQRRELLAKACKGKPDELLQPFTYEKPVTLNSKTTPAKD, via the coding sequence ATGGCAGTAGTCGCCGTATGGCTATGTGATCGGGATGGCAGCATGTTTGAAGATAGAAAAGTCGCAGAAGAGCACGATAAGTATCTGGAGCTGGCCGCCAATATCACTCAATTAATTGAAGACAATATTCCCGGCATCGATGAACAGCACAGCGAAGCCATCGGTATTTTGTTAGCCCAACGCCGCGAGTTATTGGCCAAAGCCTGCAAGGGCAAACCCGATGAATTATTACAGCCTTTCACTTATGAAAAGCCTGTAACCCTGAACAGCAAAACCACCCCCGCCAAGGACTAG
- the ileS gene encoding isoleucine--tRNA ligase, producing the protein MTDYKATLNLPNTGFAMKANLAQREPDMLKQWQASDLYQQIRAARAGREQFILHDGPPYANGDIHIGHAVNKILKDIIVKSKTLSGFDAPYVPGWDCHGLPIEHNVEKKIGKAGDKVDVKTFRNKCREYAAKQVDGQKADFVRLGVLGEWDKPYLTMDYKFEADIIRALGKIAENGHLHKGFKPVYWSVVGGSALAEAEVEYQDKTSFSIDVKFAFVDQAAIEKVISELSGSGKISLVIWTTTPWTLPANQAVSANAEVDYALVQVGDERLLVAETLIGSVLARAKIESHEIVGRVKGAALEKLLLQHPFYARQVPVILGDHVTTDAGTGFVHTAPDHGADDFNVGLKYGIGTLNYIDDHGTYRPNVEIFAGDHVYKVDEKVIALLIEKNALLAQGKITHSFPHCWRTKTPLIFRATPQWFVSMGKNNLRDQVAKAVDGVQWVPDWGKARIDAMLATSPDWCISRQRTWGVPIALFVNKETQELHPETARLIEAVAQKVEQSGMDAWFELDAAELLGADADKYQKVTDTLDVWFDSGVTHFAVLAQRAGLRFPADLYLEGSDQHRGWFQSSLKTSMAMHAVPPYKTVLTHGFVVDAQGRKMSKSIGNVIPPQKVVNDLGADVLRLWVAATDFSTEMSVSDEILKRTADSYRRIRNTARFILSNLTGFNPATDAVAPENMLQLDRWIVARTAQLQQEIIAAYDSYQLHLIYQKLHNFCVVELGGFYLDIIKDRQYTVKGDALARRSAQTALQHVIEAMVRWIAPILSFTADEIWKEIAGEREANVFVAEWYALPAMPADSFADSYWDLIAQVKDAVNKVLEAKRTAGEVGGSLGAEVILYCDEKLQSELQKLANELRFVLITSTAEIRPLAQAQQAEVTDVAGLQVAVKKSEHAKCERCWHHRADVGANAAHPTICLRCVENVDGAGESRHFA; encoded by the coding sequence ATGACTGATTACAAAGCCACACTGAATTTGCCCAACACCGGTTTTGCGATGAAAGCAAACCTCGCCCAGCGCGAGCCGGACATGCTCAAACAATGGCAAGCGAGCGATTTGTATCAACAAATTCGTGCAGCGCGTGCAGGGCGCGAGCAATTTATTTTGCACGACGGCCCACCCTATGCGAATGGCGATATTCATATCGGTCACGCGGTTAACAAAATTCTTAAAGACATCATCGTCAAAAGCAAAACCCTGAGCGGTTTTGATGCGCCCTATGTGCCTGGTTGGGATTGTCACGGTTTGCCCATTGAGCACAACGTGGAGAAAAAAATCGGCAAAGCGGGCGATAAAGTCGATGTAAAAACCTTCCGCAACAAATGTCGCGAATACGCCGCCAAACAAGTGGATGGCCAGAAAGCTGACTTTGTACGCTTGGGGGTTTTAGGTGAGTGGGACAAACCCTATCTCACCATGGATTACAAATTTGAAGCGGACATTATTCGCGCGCTCGGCAAAATCGCTGAAAACGGCCATCTGCACAAAGGGTTTAAACCTGTGTACTGGAGCGTGGTCGGTGGTTCTGCACTGGCTGAAGCGGAAGTGGAATATCAAGATAAAACCTCTTTTTCTATCGACGTAAAATTTGCGTTTGTCGATCAGGCTGCGATTGAAAAAGTCATTTCCGAATTAAGCGGCAGCGGAAAAATTTCCTTAGTCATTTGGACTACCACGCCTTGGACTCTTCCGGCAAACCAAGCAGTTTCTGCCAATGCCGAAGTGGATTACGCCTTGGTACAAGTTGGTGACGAACGTCTGCTGGTTGCTGAAACCTTAATTGGTAGCGTGCTTGCGCGTGCAAAAATCGAAAGTCATGAAATCGTTGGTCGTGTAAAAGGCGCGGCGCTGGAAAAACTGTTGCTGCAACATCCTTTCTATGCGCGTCAGGTGCCGGTGATTCTTGGCGATCACGTCACGACCGATGCCGGTACCGGTTTTGTGCACACCGCACCGGATCATGGTGCCGACGACTTTAATGTCGGTTTGAAATATGGAATCGGCACACTCAATTACATCGACGATCACGGCACCTATCGCCCCAACGTAGAGATTTTTGCGGGCGATCATGTTTACAAAGTGGATGAAAAAGTCATCGCTTTGTTAATTGAAAAAAATGCACTGCTCGCCCAAGGCAAAATCACTCACAGCTTCCCGCACTGCTGGCGCACTAAAACCCCGTTAATCTTCCGTGCTACGCCGCAATGGTTTGTGAGCATGGGCAAAAATAATTTGCGTGATCAAGTGGCAAAAGCCGTTGATGGGGTGCAATGGGTGCCGGATTGGGGTAAGGCGCGGATTGATGCCATGCTTGCTACTTCACCAGATTGGTGTATCTCGCGTCAGCGTACTTGGGGTGTGCCCATCGCGCTGTTTGTGAATAAAGAAACACAAGAATTGCATCCGGAAACTGCACGTTTGATTGAAGCGGTTGCGCAAAAAGTTGAGCAAAGCGGGATGGATGCCTGGTTTGAATTGGATGCGGCCGAACTGCTTGGTGCCGATGCCGATAAATACCAAAAAGTCACCGACACATTGGATGTTTGGTTCGATTCCGGCGTTACCCATTTTGCAGTACTCGCCCAGCGCGCCGGTTTGCGTTTCCCTGCGGATTTATATCTGGAAGGTTCAGATCAACATCGCGGCTGGTTCCAGTCATCACTGAAAACCTCTATGGCGATGCACGCCGTGCCGCCCTACAAAACCGTATTAACCCACGGTTTTGTGGTGGATGCGCAAGGGCGCAAAATGTCCAAGTCGATTGGCAATGTGATTCCGCCGCAAAAAGTCGTGAATGATTTGGGCGCAGATGTATTGCGCCTGTGGGTCGCGGCAACGGATTTCAGCACCGAGATGAGCGTGTCCGATGAAATTCTAAAACGCACCGCTGATTCTTATCGCCGTATTCGCAATACCGCGCGTTTTATTTTGTCTAACTTGACCGGCTTTAATCCGGCGACAGATGCGGTCGCGCCAGAAAATATGTTGCAGTTGGATCGCTGGATTGTGGCGCGAACGGCGCAGTTGCAGCAAGAAATTATCGCTGCCTACGACAGCTACCAATTGCATTTGATCTACCAAAAGCTACACAACTTCTGTGTGGTGGAATTGGGTGGTTTCTATCTCGATATTATTAAAGATCGCCAATACACCGTAAAAGGTGATGCACTGGCGCGCCGCTCGGCACAGACGGCATTGCAACATGTGATCGAAGCTATGGTGCGCTGGATCGCGCCGATTTTAAGTTTCACCGCCGATGAAATTTGGAAAGAAATTGCCGGCGAGCGCGAAGCCAATGTGTTTGTTGCAGAGTGGTACGCATTGCCAGCCATGCCAGCGGATTCCTTTGCTGACAGCTACTGGGATTTGATCGCCCAAGTCAAAGATGCCGTAAATAAAGTGCTTGAAGCAAAGCGTACTGCTGGTGAGGTTGGCGGTTCATTGGGCGCGGAAGTGATTTTGTATTGCGACGAAAAATTGCAAAGCGAGTTACAAAAACTCGCCAATGAATTGCGCTTTGTTCTGATTACGTCTACTGCTGAGATTCGCCCCTTGGCTCAGGCCCAGCAAGCCGAGGTAACTGATGTTGCCGGTCTTCAGGTGGCAGTGAAAAAATCAGAGCACGCTAAATGCGAGCGCTGCTGGCATCATCGCGCCGACGTAGGTGCTAACGCCGCGCATCCAACCATTTGTTTGCGTTGCGTGGAAAACGTTGATGGTGCGGGTGAATCCCGTCACTTTGCTTAA
- the pilV gene encoding type IV pilus modification protein PilV: MDMNKASSCSQRGVGLIEVLVTLLILSTSLIALSALQTKSLQFNQGAYFRSQANIYAYDILERIRINNSRISDARENLSKYTIEKAAFEESEPPTEPMSAVDLYHWRKNIASSLPNGTGAIECDDGNRICEITIEWDEINSSDEESEDKTTFSYKARL, from the coding sequence ATGGATATGAATAAGGCATCTTCATGCTCCCAGCGCGGAGTTGGGCTTATAGAGGTTTTGGTGACTCTGCTGATTTTATCTACCTCGCTGATCGCGTTGTCTGCATTGCAGACTAAATCACTACAGTTTAATCAGGGGGCCTATTTCCGCTCGCAAGCAAATATATATGCCTACGATATTTTGGAGCGAATCCGAATTAACAATTCACGTATTAGTGATGCACGCGAGAACTTATCTAAATACACGATCGAGAAAGCCGCATTTGAGGAATCCGAACCGCCAACAGAGCCTATGTCTGCAGTTGATCTGTATCACTGGAGAAAAAACATAGCATCGAGTCTGCCTAATGGAACAGGTGCGATTGAGTGTGATGATGGCAATAGAATTTGTGAAATTACCATTGAGTGGGATGAAATAAATAGCTCTGATGAAGAGTCAGAAGACAAAACCACTTTTAGCTACAAGGCGAGGCTTTGA
- the murJ gene encoding murein biosynthesis integral membrane protein MurJ — MSDSELPTPPSKDQPPSTVTAKPRSLLRSSLLTGSMTMVSRVLGLVRDIVLANVLGAGGAMDAFAIAQKIPNFFRRLFAEGAFSQAFIPVLSEYREKGSHAAVKELVDKVAGCLGSMLLLFTLLGLVGAVGFAFVFGYGYADEPEKFSLLVELVRITFPYLMLISLTGFAGAILNSYDRFAIPAVTPVFLNIFMIAAALLVADFFSSPAYALAWSIVAAGVFSLLFQLPFLKQIHLLPSPKLDWSHPGVKRILVLMAPALFGVSVSQLNLLLDSVIATMLGDGAVSWLFYSDRLVELPLGVFGVAIATVIMPGLSRLSAAQSGEKFSQMLDWAIRFVVLIALPATLALIILAEPILYTLFYHGEMKQDDILMSSYSLKAYALGLFAFMLIKVLVPGYFARQDMKTPVRTGIIAIFANIVMKPIVVVPLVMLWGLGHVGLAFTTAMAAYVNAYLLYRGLRKGGVYHPAASWPRLWLRYGAANLAMVGVLLGFLWVWNLWAEWGAMERILRLALVCMAGLAVYLAALFAVGVRLRDFKAQQ, encoded by the coding sequence GTGTCAGATTCCGAGTTGCCAACCCCGCCTTCCAAAGACCAGCCGCCTTCGACCGTCACCGCCAAACCGCGCAGCTTGTTGCGCTCCAGTTTGCTGACCGGTTCGATGACCATGGTGTCGCGTGTGCTGGGGCTGGTGCGCGACATTGTGCTGGCGAATGTGCTGGGTGCGGGCGGGGCGATGGATGCCTTTGCCATCGCGCAAAAAATTCCCAATTTTTTCCGACGCTTGTTTGCCGAGGGTGCTTTTTCCCAGGCGTTTATTCCGGTGTTGTCCGAGTATCGCGAGAAAGGCTCCCACGCCGCCGTAAAAGAATTGGTCGATAAAGTCGCCGGTTGTCTCGGCTCGATGCTCCTGTTATTCACCCTGTTGGGGTTGGTCGGCGCAGTCGGTTTTGCTTTTGTATTTGGTTACGGTTACGCCGATGAGCCAGAAAAGTTTTCGCTGCTGGTCGAGCTGGTGCGCATCACGTTTCCCTATTTGATGTTGATCTCCCTGACGGGATTTGCCGGTGCGATTCTAAATAGCTACGACCGCTTTGCGATTCCGGCGGTCACTCCGGTTTTCCTCAATATTTTTATGATCGCTGCGGCGCTGCTGGTGGCGGATTTCTTCTCCAGCCCTGCGTATGCATTGGCGTGGAGTATTGTGGCCGCCGGTGTGTTTTCGCTGCTGTTCCAGCTGCCGTTTTTAAAACAAATTCATTTGTTGCCATCGCCCAAGTTGGATTGGTCGCACCCCGGCGTAAAGCGCATTTTGGTTTTGATGGCACCGGCGCTGTTTGGAGTATCCGTAAGCCAATTGAACCTGCTGCTGGATTCGGTGATTGCCACCATGTTGGGCGATGGTGCAGTGAGTTGGCTGTTCTATTCCGATCGTTTAGTGGAGTTGCCGCTCGGGGTGTTTGGCGTTGCGATTGCGACGGTGATCATGCCCGGTTTATCGCGCTTGAGCGCGGCGCAGTCGGGCGAAAAATTCAGCCAGATGCTGGATTGGGCGATCCGCTTTGTGGTGCTCATCGCACTGCCTGCAACATTGGCACTGATCATTCTGGCCGAGCCGATTCTGTACACGCTGTTCTATCACGGCGAGATGAAACAGGATGATATTTTGATGTCGTCCTACAGCCTCAAAGCCTACGCGCTAGGGCTGTTTGCGTTCATGCTGATCAAGGTGTTGGTGCCGGGTTATTTTGCGCGGCAGGATATGAAAACCCCAGTGCGCACCGGAATTATCGCCATCTTTGCCAATATTGTGATGAAGCCCATCGTGGTTGTTCCTTTGGTTATGCTCTGGGGGCTCGGCCATGTGGGGCTCGCCTTCACCACCGCAATGGCGGCCTACGTCAACGCGTATTTGTTGTATCGCGGCTTGCGCAAGGGCGGTGTTTATCACCCTGCGGCTAGCTGGCCAAGGCTGTGGTTGCGCTATGGCGCGGCGAATTTGGCGATGGTCGGCGTGTTGCTTGGGTTCCTCTGGGTGTGGAACCTGTGGGCAGAGTGGGGTGCGATGGAGCGAATCCTGCGTTTGGCGTTGGTCTGCATGGCGGGGTTGGCGGTCTATTTAGCGGCGTTATTTGCCGTTGGTGTCCGTTTGCGGGATTTCAAAGCACAGCAGTAA
- a CDS encoding MliC family protein, with the protein MVKVSLGLAGFIIGGLSLIACEQKSTTIETSVPPPTSAPSKQMHPSWDADNNGVNDCETNGSCDHSIDYTQPRPAAVATPTFDCASVEEGSTEHLICQEPALAQLDNTLTSIYKAASAKVAPEQSATLTAEQRGWIKGRNDCWKAEDKFACIKTQYERRIAELQARYALVAANGPIRFQCGATAGELSVTFYQSTPLTLIAQRDDEESLMYIAPAASGSKYEGRTESFWEHQGEARVTWGYGTPEFTCTKIQ; encoded by the coding sequence ATGGTTAAAGTATCACTTGGGCTTGCCGGTTTTATCATCGGCGGCCTCTCGCTTATCGCCTGCGAACAAAAGAGCACCACTATCGAAACCAGTGTCCCACCACCAACTTCCGCACCCAGCAAGCAGATGCACCCCAGCTGGGATGCCGACAACAATGGCGTTAATGATTGCGAGACCAACGGCAGCTGCGACCATAGTATCGACTACACCCAGCCGCGCCCCGCTGCGGTGGCCACGCCCACATTCGATTGTGCAAGCGTCGAGGAAGGTAGCACCGAGCATTTAATCTGCCAGGAACCCGCACTCGCGCAATTGGATAACACCCTCACCAGCATCTATAAGGCCGCCTCCGCAAAAGTGGCACCTGAGCAATCTGCAACCCTCACTGCAGAACAGCGCGGTTGGATCAAAGGACGCAATGATTGCTGGAAAGCAGAGGATAAATTTGCCTGTATCAAAACCCAATACGAGCGCCGCATCGCCGAGCTACAAGCGCGCTATGCATTAGTCGCCGCCAATGGCCCCATCCGCTTCCAGTGCGGGGCGACCGCCGGTGAACTATCGGTAACGTTTTACCAAAGCACCCCGCTGACCTTGATCGCCCAGCGCGATGATGAAGAATCACTTATGTATATTGCTCCCGCCGCCAGTGGCAGCAAGTATGAAGGCCGCACTGAAAGCTTCTGGGAACACCAGGGCGAAGCGCGCGTGACATGGGGTTATGGCACACCTGAATTCACTTGCACCAAAATCCAGTAA
- a CDS encoding GspH/FimT family pseudopilin, producing MKSKGFTLYELLITLVIIGITLAIAIPSFNKQLYQSRTEVAALTLLDAIETSRSTAIFKNTRTMLLANDKKWHSGWILFVDSDNDGTYDEDETMIRREGTLTGVSISSAKAPMDSYISFIGTGEGRKPGKANAGAFLAGTIKICPEQYGSGYVLVLSRGGRTRIAKLPPEECTFTR from the coding sequence ATGAAATCAAAGGGATTTACGTTATATGAACTGCTTATCACTTTAGTGATTATCGGCATCACGCTTGCGATAGCCATTCCCAGTTTCAATAAACAACTTTACCAATCGCGAACAGAGGTAGCTGCACTCACGCTACTGGATGCCATTGAAACAAGCCGCTCCACCGCAATATTCAAAAATACCCGCACGATGCTGTTAGCTAACGATAAAAAATGGCACAGCGGGTGGATATTGTTTGTCGATAGCGATAATGACGGCACTTACGACGAAGACGAAACCATGATTCGTAGAGAGGGAACACTTACAGGCGTATCCATCAGCAGTGCAAAAGCGCCGATGGATAGCTACATATCATTCATTGGTACGGGAGAGGGAAGAAAACCAGGGAAGGCAAATGCCGGGGCATTTTTGGCAGGAACGATAAAAATTTGCCCGGAACAATATGGCAGCGGCTACGTACTTGTTCTATCGCGCGGCGGGCGAACGCGTATAGCCAAATTGCCTCCCGAAGAGTGCACCTTTACTCGCTGA
- the ribF gene encoding bifunctional riboflavin kinase/FAD synthetase: MANQGEVSTRVNPAAHAFIRGLHNLRPWHRGCVATIGSFDGVHLGHQAILRQLIDVAKHHNLPAVVIVFEPQPHEFFSRDKAPARLMRLRDKIQALLAAGVQRVLCVRFNDSLRSLSAEAFVQKVLLDGLAIKHLVVGDDFRFGCDRRGDFALLQRIGSERGFDVSDTCTLEIKGERVSSTRIRQLLEAGDFAQAEILLGKPYSIHGRIGYGQQLGRQLGVPTANVHLHRYRSPLHGVFTVSVKFRDGSTQQGVANIGVRPTVTGDKKPLLEVHLFDFTRTIYGEMIDVIFHSKLRDEKKFNSLEELQLQLQTDIAQARQFFSHFPV, from the coding sequence GTGGCAAATCAGGGCGAGGTCAGTACACGAGTGAATCCAGCGGCACATGCGTTTATTCGCGGGTTACACAACCTGCGCCCCTGGCACCGTGGCTGCGTGGCAACTATCGGTTCATTTGATGGCGTGCACCTTGGTCATCAGGCCATCCTTCGGCAACTGATTGATGTTGCCAAACACCATAACTTGCCTGCAGTGGTCATTGTATTCGAGCCCCAACCGCACGAATTTTTTTCGCGCGATAAAGCACCTGCACGATTGATGCGCCTGCGCGATAAAATTCAGGCACTGCTCGCTGCCGGTGTCCAGCGCGTACTCTGTGTACGCTTTAACGACTCCTTGCGCAGCCTTTCTGCCGAAGCTTTTGTGCAAAAAGTTCTGCTTGATGGTTTGGCGATCAAACACTTGGTTGTGGGCGATGATTTTCGCTTTGGCTGTGATCGCCGCGGCGACTTTGCGCTCCTGCAGCGCATCGGTAGCGAGCGCGGTTTTGATGTAAGCGATACCTGTACTCTGGAAATAAAGGGTGAGCGTGTCAGCAGCACGCGCATCCGGCAATTGCTTGAAGCAGGCGATTTTGCGCAAGCGGAAATTTTGCTTGGAAAACCCTACAGCATTCACGGACGCATCGGCTACGGGCAACAATTGGGTCGCCAATTGGGTGTGCCTACGGCGAATGTGCATTTGCATCGGTATCGTTCACCGCTGCATGGTGTGTTTACTGTCTCGGTAAAATTTCGCGATGGCAGTACACAGCAGGGAGTTGCCAATATTGGTGTTCGCCCAACAGTAACGGGCGACAAAAAACCGTTACTTGAAGTACACCTGTTTGATTTCACGCGCACCATCTATGGCGAAATGATCGATGTGATTTTTCATTCAAAATTGCGCGATGAAAAAAAATTCAATTCATTGGAAGAGCTGCAACTGCAATTGCAAACGGACATTGCCCAAGCCCGACAATTTTTCTCACACTTCCCTGTTTAA
- a CDS encoding peptidylprolyl isomerase, translating to MRDLAIGPGTKITLHFALQLDNGDIVDSNFERDPATFTVGDGNLLPGFEKALFGMLEGEHKTLVIKPEDGFGQRNPNNIQEIARSQFSPDLELSEGLMLSFADAQKTELPGVVQRFDDEVVVVDFNHPLAGRDILFEVAIIKIEPVQVH from the coding sequence ATGCGTGATTTGGCAATTGGACCAGGTACCAAAATTACCCTGCATTTTGCGTTGCAATTAGATAATGGCGATATTGTTGACTCCAATTTTGAGCGCGATCCCGCTACGTTTACTGTGGGTGATGGTAATTTGTTGCCCGGCTTCGAGAAAGCATTGTTCGGCATGCTTGAGGGCGAGCACAAAACGTTGGTGATTAAACCGGAAGACGGTTTTGGCCAGCGTAACCCGAATAATATTCAAGAGATTGCCCGCAGCCAATTCAGCCCTGACTTGGAGTTGAGTGAAGGACTGATGCTGTCATTTGCTGATGCGCAAAAAACAGAGTTGCCAGGTGTAGTTCAGCGATTCGATGATGAGGTCGTTGTAGTCGATTTTAATCACCCGCTTGCAGGGCGCGATATTTTATTTGAAGTAGCTATTATCAAAATCGAACCGGTTCAGGTGCACTGA